One region of Cloacibacillus sp. An23 genomic DNA includes:
- the ltaE gene encoding low-specificity L-threonine aldolase codes for MHKIMDFRSDTVTRPSDEMREVIAHAEVGDDIYGDDPSSNALCEYAAEITGKEAAIFACSGTMGNLLAFVAAGHHGESILAGKRSHVWCSEVGGLSAIAGLCPYPLDDGSGIPAPEELAPANRADGDIHHAETTMLALENTHNYTGGIAVSPERFARTAREGRRLGFHVHLDGARIFNAAVKYGVEVSEYTKEVDSVQFCLSKGLGAPLGSMLCGTRDFIEKAKKWRKRLGGAQRQVGIAAAAGLYALKNNVARLAEDHENARLLAELLRKAGIAVEDTPDMTNMVFFPLGEGDVSDAEFEKRCFDKGMLVHMVSPRRARFVTHMDVDREDVERAAAIVAEVIRA; via the coding sequence ATGCACAAGATCATGGATTTCAGAAGCGACACCGTAACGAGACCGTCCGACGAAATGCGCGAGGTTATAGCGCACGCGGAGGTCGGAGACGACATATACGGCGACGACCCGTCGTCGAACGCCCTCTGCGAATACGCTGCCGAGATAACGGGTAAAGAGGCTGCTATATTCGCCTGCTCCGGCACTATGGGCAACCTGCTCGCCTTCGTCGCGGCGGGACACCATGGCGAGAGCATACTCGCGGGCAAGCGCTCGCACGTGTGGTGCTCAGAGGTCGGCGGCCTGTCCGCGATAGCGGGACTCTGCCCCTATCCGCTCGACGACGGCAGCGGCATCCCCGCGCCCGAGGAGCTCGCGCCGGCCAACAGAGCCGACGGCGACATCCACCACGCCGAGACGACGATGCTCGCGCTCGAAAACACGCACAACTACACGGGCGGCATCGCCGTATCGCCGGAGCGCTTCGCGCGCACGGCCCGAGAGGGACGCAGGCTCGGCTTCCACGTCCACCTCGACGGCGCGCGCATCTTCAACGCCGCGGTCAAGTACGGCGTCGAAGTTTCCGAATATACAAAAGAAGTCGATTCCGTGCAGTTCTGCCTCTCGAAGGGGCTCGGCGCGCCGCTCGGCTCGATGCTCTGCGGCACGCGTGACTTCATAGAAAAGGCGAAGAAATGGCGCAAACGCCTCGGCGGAGCGCAGCGCCAGGTCGGCATCGCGGCCGCCGCGGGGCTTTACGCGCTCAAGAACAATGTAGCGCGCCTAGCCGAAGACCACGAGAACGCACGTCTGCTCGCGGAGCTGCTGCGCAAGGCCGGAATAGCCGTCGAGGATACGCCCGACATGACGAACATGGTCTTCTTCCCGCTCGGAGAGGGCGACGTGAGCGACGCGGAGTTCGAGAAGCGCTGCTTCGACAAAGGCATGCTCGTCCACATGGTCTCGCCGCGCCGAGCGCGTTTCGTGACGCACATGGACGTGGACCGCGAGGACGTTGAGCGCGCCGCGGCCATAGTGGCGGAGGTAATACGGGCGTGA
- a CDS encoding TldD/PmbA family protein → MTGFLSHEEVEALAAHALDEALRLGACGADVLYSEGCANGLTLKDGEIEESTCGSSAGLGIRTILSDGRQGIAYGNRLDRASVDSLIEWSLHNARASEPEEGVALYDGPLVRCPELEAEDEAIRAITPARRMEYCKLMTETARSADARIISVRSAAWRDGWGASFFATTKGLSGWEHGSSANCGVAVLAQSGEFTEMGGYGMDALRLCELDAEKCARRAVKQTVAALGGTQLETGTYTIVIDPEAVAPLVDVIGSLFCASDVHRGRSLMKGRIGDAVASRCVSLTDDGRVPWKPGSSSWDSEGVPTSRTELIKDGVASAFLYNLQYAAKDGVKSTGNCSRGMSSLPDVGTTNLILEPGTESPQSLISRVTSGMYVTEFMGLHTIDPVSGDFSIGAKGHRIINGELTTPVSGVTIASNLLEFMKNIAAAGNDLTYSYATAAPTLVVDNVVIAGK, encoded by the coding sequence GTGACGGGATTTCTTTCACACGAGGAAGTCGAGGCACTCGCCGCGCACGCTCTGGACGAGGCCCTGCGTCTAGGAGCCTGCGGCGCGGACGTGCTCTACAGCGAAGGCTGCGCCAACGGCCTGACGCTGAAGGACGGCGAAATAGAGGAATCCACCTGCGGCTCGTCCGCGGGCCTCGGCATACGCACGATACTCTCCGACGGGCGTCAGGGCATAGCCTACGGCAACAGGCTCGACCGGGCCTCCGTCGATTCGCTCATCGAATGGAGCCTGCACAACGCGCGCGCCTCGGAGCCTGAGGAGGGCGTCGCTCTCTACGATGGGCCGCTCGTCCGCTGCCCGGAGCTTGAGGCCGAGGACGAAGCGATACGGGCTATAACTCCGGCCCGGCGCATGGAATACTGCAAACTCATGACGGAAACGGCAAGGAGCGCCGACGCGCGGATAATCTCGGTGCGCTCCGCGGCGTGGCGCGACGGCTGGGGAGCTTCATTCTTCGCCACGACGAAAGGGCTTTCGGGCTGGGAGCACGGATCGAGCGCCAACTGCGGCGTCGCCGTCCTCGCGCAGTCCGGCGAGTTCACGGAGATGGGAGGCTACGGCATGGACGCTCTGCGCCTCTGCGAGCTCGACGCTGAAAAATGCGCGCGCAGGGCGGTAAAGCAGACCGTCGCGGCGCTCGGCGGGACGCAGCTCGAGACCGGAACGTACACGATAGTCATCGACCCCGAGGCCGTGGCGCCGCTCGTAGACGTGATCGGGAGCCTCTTCTGCGCTTCGGACGTTCACCGCGGGCGTTCGCTGATGAAGGGGCGCATAGGCGACGCCGTCGCGTCCCGGTGCGTGAGCCTCACGGACGACGGACGCGTGCCGTGGAAGCCCGGCAGTTCGTCCTGGGACTCCGAGGGAGTGCCGACATCGCGCACCGAGCTTATAAAGGACGGCGTCGCGTCAGCCTTCCTCTACAACCTTCAGTACGCGGCGAAGGACGGCGTGAAATCGACGGGCAACTGTTCGCGCGGCATGTCTTCTCTGCCCGACGTAGGCACGACGAACCTGATACTCGAGCCCGGGACTGAAAGCCCTCAGTCGCTGATCTCGCGCGTGACGAGCGGCATGTACGTCACCGAATTCATGGGGCTGCACACTATAGACCCGGTGAGCGGCGACTTCTCGATAGGGGCCAAGGGGCACAGGATAATAAACGGCGAGCTCACGACTCCCGTCAGCGGCGTCACGATAGCCTCGAATCTTCTTGAATTCATGAAAAACATCGCGGCGGCGGGGAACGACCTCACCTATTCATACGCGACCGCCGCCCCGACATTGGTGGTAGATAATGTTGTCATCGCAGGTAAATAG